A single window of Liolophura sinensis isolate JHLJ2023 chromosome 6, CUHK_Ljap_v2, whole genome shotgun sequence DNA harbors:
- the LOC135466998 gene encoding serine/threonine-protein phosphatase 4 regulatory subunit 4-like, translated as MEEPSAADMHELKQSCDGQTQVDRPAVEGGEVTAHTPDTSMTNGDDPIEPETEGNESCNNCYLEPDLLRHQPDVILDHECDVKDLPQGSDHRDSTSLRSLHLCDSSVEAGADPAGQVEVTDVDSKLSRYSDFSDKANTGTDVVWNGLSPDVCSNTLPVLPVHSQDSVGDGNTCSSASSHSSTGIHDKDCDAHFVPGAESDHVTCSSPLSPIKECDSSICEVSRLSHDDVVTASHCESDDQLFSVKNMGMKTYLEENLVMFDCPDEVSTDSSCVKNTSEADHDSSALYEGREDKELVCEGGRDRVGSPGKDSPIPDSWLEEMTHYDSPIPRVHIQHSDPNPDLDDDFVDNRSIFYPGSSGRCYSPVDVQVRNGVSSYLEDEPMFFGGPDDSGQEVQRISVINNLPDLLRDNHAECMRRVVPKVREVLHVAQAEMQLAASSAFLQILQKELVPIQNYTQTFLQTILISVDSKDPDVANAWLETLLDVIDLLPKDVIKKDILSIAVAKGQLSQSVQARLACSRILGKISTKFEPFVIKKEILPVVQSMCQDIDYEVRGCMCRQLDPVARGLGLEATKSAILPELVELTNDEESHVRIAGLETVVNILSLLDDETCKNTIVPLVCKFCQQSVLSQDSTLPVVAKQFGKLCHGLSINLMDDQKLWFMDYYRQLCRVGLSDKAKSKEAEPSSPSIKVNLMGMDMFDEEDKTTECRRHAAFNFPALVMFAGAKSFKSELYLTFSQLCTDPNLSVRKTVASGLHEVAGILGVNVSVLQPDLMRLLKDESAEVLKGVVAHLPQTLELLARAGGPTITESKMNHLADIIPALLAAEKVIFSSNNWRLQEELMTNLSCLPKCFTSDAIFSRIIPMVYKNVQKARALPVRRAAGRTLLILSRNIKRLEQREECYTNIIEDFCHSSSCYQRGLFIDLCKVVIEIYSKQFFKEHFYEAVLELSVDPVPNIRLKLCSILPQLKKVVKVPSDRALLQQLETCVRKLLINEKDKDVNACVKQAVEELDRIHVQMETIKKRMFFEEDIADERKEEEEKRLIEQEERERKDEEAKPKSDKKKDASKKDNCSSKIPSPRRVSTGGKATGSSSREKIGSAGRDLKKTPSTTSTVTGTTSSTRNKLKHRSLSGPISPVTGNPLSRGARSNSSTTLHTSHIPRRATVASQNGSTSTAKVNRINATSPVPFLHDPDEPWLPMLMSVPQADSKIPVPYSLSSPYTGISKSPMQSLQVVLMLLSALHPLPISK; from the exons ATGGAGGAGCCCTCAGCTGCTGACATGCACGAACTTAAACAGTCCTGTGATGGACAGACACAAGTGGACAGACCAGCGGTAGAAGGAGGTGAAGTCACAGCCCACACACCAGATACCTCCATGACAAATGGAGATGATCCTATAGAGCCAGAGACAGAAGGGAATGAAAGTTGTAACAATTGCTACCTGGAGCCAGATCTACTCCGACACCAGCCGGATGTCATACTAGATCATGAATGTGATGTGAAAGATTTACCCCAGGGCTCAGATCACAGAGATTCCACATCCCTGAGGAGTTTACATCTGTGTGATTCCTCTGTTGAGGCTGGTGCTGATCCAGCAGGCCAGGTAGAAGTTACTGATGTTGACAGTAAGTTGTCAAGGTATTCAGATTTTTCGGACAAGGCAAATACAGGTACAGATGTAGTGTGGAATGGTCTGTCTCCTGATGTCTGCTCTAACACGTTGCCAGTGCTACCTGTCCATTCTCAGGACAGTGTGGGGGATGGAAATACGTGTAGTTCCGCCTCCAGTCATAGTAGTACAGGTATTCATGACAAGGATTGTGATGCTCATTTTGTCCCTGGGGCTGAAAGTGACCATGTTACATGTTCATCACCTTTGTCTCCTATCAAAGAATGTGACAGTAGCATATGTGAGGTGTCAAGATTGTCACATGATGATGTAGTTACTGCATCACACTGTGAGTCAGATGATCAGCTGTTTTCTGTGAAAAACATGGGTATGAAGACATACCTGGAGGAGAACTTAGTGATGTTTGACTGTCCTGATGAGGTCAGCACGGATAGCAGTTGTGTGAAGAATACCTCAGAGGCTGACCACGACAGTTCTGCACTGTATGAGGGGCGTGAGGATAAGGAGTTGGTCTGTGAAGGGGGTAGGGATAGAGTTGGGAGCCCTGGAAAAGACAGTCCTATACCCGATTCATGGCTGGAGGAGATGACCCACTATGACAGCCCCATCCCGCGTGTCCACATCCAGCACTCTGACCCTAACCCAGACCTGGACGATGACTTTGTGGACAACAGATCAATATTTTACCCTGGTAGTAGTGGCAGGTGTTACTCACCTGTGGATGTACAGGTGAGAAATGGCGTGAGCTCTTACCTGGAAGATGAACCCATGTTCTTTGGTGGACCAGATGA CTCTGGTCAAGAGGTGCAGAGAATCAGTGTTATCAACAACCTGCCAGATCTACTGAGGGACAACCATGCTGAGTGTATGCGCAGGGTCGTGCCCAAAGTGCGG GAGGTGTTGCATGTGGCACAGGCTGAGATGCAGCTGGCTGCCAGCTCGGCTTTTCTCCAGATACTGCAGAAGGAACTGGTGCCTATCCAGAACTACACCCAGACCTTTCTCCAGACCATACTTATAAGCGTCGACAGTAAAGACCCAG aTGTGGCCAATGCCTGGCTAGAAACTCTTCTTGATGTCATTGACCTTCTGCCTAAGGATGTGATCAAGAAAGAT ATATTGAGTATAGCTGTGGCTAAGGGTCAACTGTCACAGTCTGTCCAGGCAAGGCTGGCATGCAGCAGAATACTGGGCAAAATATCAACAAAGTTTGAGCCGTTTGT GATAAAGAAGGAGATTTTGCCAGTggtacagtcaatgtgtcaggATATAGACTATGAAGTTAGGGGGTGTATGTGTAGGCAGCTAGATCCTGTGGCCAGAGGACTTGG ATTGGAGGCGACCAAAAGTGCAATACTTCCTGAGTTAGTGGAACTGACCAATGATGAGGAGAGCCATGTGCGAATTGCAGGCTTGGAAACAGTTGTTAATATTCTTAGTTTACTTGATGATG aaacatgtaaaaacacCATCGTACCTCTGGTATGCAAATTTTGCCAGCAGTCTGTTTTGTCTCAGGACTCTACTCTGCCTGTAGTGGCCAAGCAGTTTGGGAAACTCTGTCATGGGCTGTCAA TAAATCTGATGGATGACCAGAAGCTGTGGTTCATGGATTACTACAGACAGTTGTGTAGAGTGGGATTATCAGACAAGGCAAAGTCAAAGGAGGCAGAACCTAGCTCTCCTTCTATAAAG GTTAATTTGATGGGGATGGATATGTTTGATGAGGAAGATAAAACCACAGAGTGTCGACGGCATGCGGCATTTAACTTCCCA GCCTTAGTAATGTTTGCAGGTGCCAAGTCTTTCAAATCAGAGCTCTACTTGACATTCTCCCAGTTGTGTACTGACCCCAACCTGTCGGTGAGGAAAACTGTGGCTTCTGGCCTCCACGAG GTGGCTGGGATTCTTGGTGTGAATGTGAGTGTTTTACAGCCAGACCTGATGAGACTACTAAAAGACGAATCTGCTGAG GTCTTGAAAGGTGTTGTAGCTCATCTACCACAGACTTTAGAACTCCTTGCAAGGGCTGGAGGACCCACCATAACAGAATCAAAG atGAATCATCTTGCTGATATCATTCCCGCACTCTTGGCAGCAGAGAAAGTCATTTTTTCCTCCAATAACTGGAGACTTCAGGAAGAGTTGATGACTAATTTGTCCTGTCTTCCAAAGTGTTTTACAAGTGATGCTATATTTTCTAGAATCATTCCAATGGTCTACAAGAATGTTCAGAAAGCG AGAGCACTTCCTGTTCGAAGAGCAGCTGGCAGAACATTACTTATACTTTCTAGGAATATTAAAAGATTAGAACAGAGGGAAGAATGTTACACAAATATAATAGAAG ATTTCTGTCACAGTTCCAGCTGTTACCAGAGGGGCTTATTCATCGACTTGTGTAAAGTTGTGATTGAAATCTACTCAAAACAGTTTTTCAAAGAACATTTTTATGAGGCTGTGTTAGAGTTGTCTGTGGACCCTGTACCAAATATACGACTCAAACTCTGTTCAATACTGCCTCAGTTGAAGAAAGTTGTGAAGGTGCCGAGTGACCGAGCATTATTGCAACAGTTAGAAACATGTGTGCGGAAACTCCTGATTAACGAGAAAGACAAAGATGTCAATGCTTGTGTGAAACAG GCTGTAGAAGAGTTGGATcggatacatgtacaaatggaaACT ATTAAAAAGCGAATGTTTTTTGAGGAAGACATTGCTGATGAGAGAaaagaggaagaagagaaaCGGTTGATAGAGCAG GAGGAAAGGGAACGGAAAGATGAGGAAGCCAAACCTAAAAGTGACAAGAAGAAAGATGCGTCTAAAAAAGACAACTGTAGCAGTAAAATCCCGTCTCCCAGGAGAGTCTCCACGG GGGGGAAGGCAACAGGCTCAAGTAGCAGAGAAAAGATCGGTTCAGCAGGGAGAGACTTGAAGAAAACCCCCAGTACCACCAGTACTGTGACAGGGACAACAAGTAGCACAAGGAACA AGCTAAAGCATCGGTCCCTGTCTGGTCCCATCAGTCCCGTGACCGGGAACCCGCTAAGCCGAGGAGCCCGCTCCAACTCCTCCACAACTCTTCACACCTCCCACATTCCCCGCAGAG cCACAGTGGCATCACAGAACGGAAGCACATCCACAGCAAAAGTTAATCGAATTAATGCCACAAGC